The Candidatus Eremiobacteraceae bacterium genome segment GCGGCGAGACCTGGACGAAAACGGTGCATCTGTGGACGGTGAACTCCGACGGCAGCGGAGCGAAGGCGCTGACTTCCGGGACCACCTACTCCGAAGGTCAGGCCTCATGGTCGCCCGACGACAAGCTCGTCCTCTTCGGATCGTATCGAGGCTTCGATGCGATGCAGTTCCGCAGCGATGCCTATATCATGTCTTCTACCGGCGGCGCGATGCACAAGGTTCCGCTGCCGGCCGATTCCATCAACGGCCCGGTCTGGTCCCCCGATGGCTCGTCGATTTGGTACGGGGAAAACACCTCCGCGGATCCCGCCGGCTATCCGGCTATCGCACACGCACGTTTGGACGGAAGCGACCGGTACACCGTCGTGGCGGGGAATAAATATGCGTTTGGCGACGCCGTGCTCACCGACACAAAAGAGGGCGGCAACGGATGTGGTCCGCTCTTCGACTCGCAGGCGCACTGGTTCATTGCCGACGTCAGCACGCCCGGCGGCACCGCGCTGATGAAGTTCGACGCACAGAGCGGTGCGGCTCAAACCATCATCGGCGGATCGCTCGAGATCTCCGAGTGCTCGATGAGCGACGATGGCTCCCGCGTCGCGTACGTTTCATCCGACGCAACGCATCCCGGCGAAGTCTACGTCGCATCGACATCGGGCGCGGACCCGCGCCAATTGTCGTTCACCAACCGCGACTATCTCGCGAGCGTGGCCGTTTCCGATCCCGAGGCGTTCACGGTAAAAGATTCGGCGGGTCTCGACGTGCACGCCTGGATCATGCGCCCGCCGAATGCGGTTGCAGGACGACGCTATCCCACCATCCTCGACATCCACGGCGGGCCTGAGACCGAGTTCGGCAATTCGTTCTTCCACGAATTCCAATATCTCGCGGCACAGGGATACAACGTCGTCTATGCGGATCCGCGCGGGAGTGTGGGCTTCGGCTATCAGTTCGAGGCCGATCTCAACGGCAACTGGGGCGATCCGATGTTCGACGATGAGATGGCTGTGCTCAACGCCGCGGTGCGCAGACCCGACGTCGACGCCTCGCGGCTCGCG includes the following:
- a CDS encoding S9 family peptidase; this translates as MHIRSRAFFCAAAVATVVFLGNAPVLAAPRPVTAEDLFKLSLVSSAQISHDGKRVAFVVTKLDGPKNTYLNNLWIVDVESGKVWQLTRGDSDGDPSWSPDDRWLAFDSGRAEKSQIYRISLGGGEAQRITNVAGGAFAPQWSHAGTRILFQSSTTLPMPKTNVDWKAAGFTPTDDQRTSDVRTINVLHFEDNGRGETWTKTVHLWTVNSDGSGAKALTSGTTYSEGQASWSPDDKLVLFGSYRGFDAMQFRSDAYIMSSTGGAMHKVPLPADSINGPVWSPDGSSIWYGENTSADPAGYPAIAHARLDGSDRYTVVAGNKYAFGDAVLTDTKEGGNGCGPLFDSQAHWFIADVSTPGGTALMKFDAQSGAAQTIIGGSLEISECSMSDDGSRVAYVSSDATHPGEVYVASTSGADPRQLSFTNRDYLASVAVSDPEAFTVKDSAGLDVHAWIMRPPNAVAGRRYPTILDIHGGPETEFGNSFFHEFQYLAAQGYNVVYADPRGSVGFGYQFEADLNGNWGDPMFDDEMAVLNAAVRRPDVDASRLAVSGGSYGGYATLWIVGHSNRFKCAVAERVASNLETLILASDFAGGQSSKHSWGNPWEHPDVYWKQSPVAYVKNVTTPLMLIHSDQDIRTPIDQTIQEYSALKV